The Mustela nigripes isolate SB6536 chromosome 4, MUSNIG.SB6536, whole genome shotgun sequence genome includes a window with the following:
- the PGAM2 gene encoding phosphoglycerate mutase 2 yields MSTHRLVMVRHGESTWNQENRFCGWFDAELSEKGAQEAKRGAQAIKDAKMEFDVCYTSVLKRAIRTLWTILDGTDQMWLPVVRTWRLNERHYGGLTGLNKAETAAKHGEEQVKIWRRSFDIPPPPMDEKHPYYNSISKERRYAGLKPGELPTCESLKDTIARALPFWNEEIAPQIKAGRRVLIAAHGNSLRGIVKHLEGMSDQAIMELNLPTGIPIVYELDQTLKPTKPMRFLGDEETVRKAMEAVAAQGKAK; encoded by the exons ATGTCCACCCACCGCCTTGTGATGGTCCGGCACGGCGAGAGCACCTGGAACCAGGAGAACCGCTTCTGTGGCTGGTTCGATGCGGAGCTGAGCGAGAAGGGGGCCCAGGAGGCCAAGAGGGGTGCCCAAGCCATCAAGGACGCCAAGATGGAGTTTGATGTCTGCTACACGTCAGTGCTGAAGCGGGCCATCCGCACCCTCTGGACCATCCTGGACGGCACAGACCAGATGTGGCTGCCCGTGGTGCGCACCTGGCGCCTCAACGAGAGACACTACGGGGGCCTCACGGGGCTCAACAAGGCTGAGACGGCCGCCAAGCACGGGGAGGAGCAGGTGAAGATCTGGAGACGCTCCTTCGACATCCCACCGCCCCCCATGGATGAGAAGCACCCCTACTACAACTCCATCAGCAAG GAGCGGCGGTATGCAGGCCTAAAGCCCGGGGAGCTGCCCACTTGCGAGAGCCTCAAGGACACCATTGCCCGGGCCCTACCCTTCTGGAACGAGGAGATCGCCCCCCAGATCAAGGCTGGCAGGAGAGTGCTCATCGCGGCCCACGGGAACAGCCTGCGGGGCATCGTCAAGCACCTGGAAG GGATGTCGGACCAGGCCATCATGGAGCTGAACCTGCCGACGGGGATCCCCATCGTGTACGAGCTGGACCAGACGCTGAAGCCCACCAAGCCCATGCGGTTCCTGGGGGACGAGGAAACCGTGCGGAAGGCCATGGAGGCTGTGGCCGCCCAGGGCAAGGCCAAATGA